Proteins encoded by one window of Channa argus isolate prfri chromosome 13, Channa argus male v1.0, whole genome shotgun sequence:
- the kansl2 gene encoding KAT8 regulatory NSL complex subunit 2 isoform X2, producing MNRIRIHVLPSNRNRVSQTPRPQEPQTCSFTQRPCSQPRLEGLDFCIKHILEDKNAPYKQCSYVSPKNGKRCTNAAPKVERKDGVTFCAEHARRNAMALRAQMRKASSGPSPETLLSQLSGYNRAETHGLEGGRSEASRILDDDSLSEEEEQGPLVLDQTWRGDPDSEADSIDSDHEDPLKHAGVYTAEEVALITREKLIRLQSLYIDQFKRLQHLLKEKKRRYLHSRKVENETLGSSLLTGPEGLSMKERENLKKLKALRRYRRRYGVEALLHRQLRERRQAMTEGALQPHSRTVYEKCIYFVEGTRCTNPCLPMTRHCVSHIYQDSNQVLFKMCPGLKDIPCDRTVHMGQSDDPRCPLHLTLPPPMYQPEQEPPPQEQFTPASKEMYLSAAELQPTESLPLEFSDDLDVEGDGMQGPPSPLQFDTALALEDQTIRAIAEAPMEILTGEDPDQIDLDTSEQEFSERDVDAIMDDQVVSEVVGGEEDATGSSFQDSATVEAPR from the exons ATGAACAGAATACGGATCCATGTTTTGCCATCAAATCGTAATCGGGTGAGCCAGACACCCAGGCCTCAGGAGCCTCAAACCTGCTCCTTCACCCAGAGACCATGCTCTCAGCCCCGCCTAGAGGGccttgatttctgcatcaaacATATTCTGGAGGACAAGAATGCACCCTACAAGCAGTGCAGCTATGTCTCTCCCAAAAATGGCAAGCGCTGCACCAACGCTGCACCAAAGGTTGAAAGAAAAGATGG AGTGACATTCTGTGCAGAGCATGCTCGCAGGAATGCTATGGCTCTCCGAGCTCAGATGAGAAAGGCTTCTTCTGGCCCATCCCCGGAAACACTGTTATCTCAGCTTAGTGGATACAACCGTGCCGAGACACACGGCCTTGAAGGAGGCCGCTCTGAAGCAAGTCGTATTCTAG ATGATGACAGTCTgagtgaggaggaagagcaggGACCCTTAGTACTTGATCAAACATGGAGAGGAGACCCTGACAGTGAAGCTGACAGCATTGACAGTGATCATGAGGATCCTCTGAA ACATGCAGGAGTTTACACAGCAGAAGAAGTGGCGCTCATAACTCGAGAAAAACTCATCAGGCTCCAATCCCTGTATATTGACCAGTTTAAACGCCTGCAACACctgctgaaggaaaaaaagcgCAGATACTTGCATAGCCGCAAAGTGGAGAACGAAACTCTAG GGAGCAGTCTACTGACAGGGCCTGAGGGACTGTCcatgaaagagagggagaacCTGAAGAAGCTCAAAGCTCTGCGTCGATACCGTCGTCGTTATGGTGTGGAAGCCCTGCTGCACCGGCAACTAAGAGAGAGGAGGCAGGCTATGACAGAAGGAGCTCTGCAG CCCCATTCAAGAACAGTGTATGAGAAATGCATCTACTTTGTGGAGGGAACCCGATGTACCAATCCCTGCCTACCTATGACTCGACACTGTGTCTCAC ACATCTACCAGGACAGCAATCAggtgcttttcaaaatgtgtccAGGCCTGAAAGACATCCCGTGTGACCGCACTGTACACATGGGTCAATCTGATGATCCTCGCTGCCCACTTCACCTCACACTGCCTCCACCCATGTACCAACCGGAGCAGGAACCTCCACCACAAGAGCAGTTCACTCCTGCAAGCAAAGAAATGTATCTGAGTGCAGCAGAGCTTCAGCCCACAGAGAGCCTTCCCCTAGAGTTCAGTGAT GACCTGGATGTGGAAGGGGATGGTATGCAGGGTCCTCCATCTCCTTTACAATTTGACACGGCCTTGGCCCTTGAGGACCAGACTATCAGAGCCATTGCCGAGGCCCCAATGGAGATTCTGACTGGAGAAGACCCAGACCAAATTGACCTGGACACCTCAGAACAGGAGTTTTCAGAACGAGATGTAGACGCCATCATGGATGACCAG GTGGTGTCAGAAGTTGTAGGAGGTGAAGAAGATGCCACTGGTAGTTCATTCCAAGACTCCGCTACAGTCGAGGCTCCCAGATGA
- the kansl2 gene encoding KAT8 regulatory NSL complex subunit 2 isoform X1, with protein MNRIRIHVLPSNRNRVSQTPRPQEPQTCSFTQRPCSQPRLEGLDFCIKHILEDKNAPYKQCSYVSPKNGKRCTNAAPKVERKDGVTFCAEHARRNAMALRAQMRKASSGPSPETLLSQLSGYNRAETHGLEGGRSEASRILDDDSLSEEEEQGPLVLDQTWRGDPDSEADSIDSDHEDPLKHAGVYTAEEVALITREKLIRLQSLYIDQFKRLQHLLKEKKRRYLHSRKVENETLGSSLLTGPEGLSMKERENLKKLKALRRYRRRYGVEALLHRQLRERRQAMTEGALQPHSRTVYEKCIYFVEGTRCTNPCLPMTRHCVSHIYQDSNQVLFKMCPGLKDIPCDRTVHMGQSDDPRCPLHLTLPPPMYQPEQEPPPQEQFTPASKEMYLSAAELQPTESLPLEFSDLCLSSNGTLMKVIQEGSMSNLQHLHSGKANKASEPVPCKDLDVEGDGMQGPPSPLQFDTALALEDQTIRAIAEAPMEILTGEDPDQIDLDTSEQEFSERDVDAIMDDQVVSEVVGGEEDATGSSFQDSATVEAPR; from the exons ATGAACAGAATACGGATCCATGTTTTGCCATCAAATCGTAATCGGGTGAGCCAGACACCCAGGCCTCAGGAGCCTCAAACCTGCTCCTTCACCCAGAGACCATGCTCTCAGCCCCGCCTAGAGGGccttgatttctgcatcaaacATATTCTGGAGGACAAGAATGCACCCTACAAGCAGTGCAGCTATGTCTCTCCCAAAAATGGCAAGCGCTGCACCAACGCTGCACCAAAGGTTGAAAGAAAAGATGG AGTGACATTCTGTGCAGAGCATGCTCGCAGGAATGCTATGGCTCTCCGAGCTCAGATGAGAAAGGCTTCTTCTGGCCCATCCCCGGAAACACTGTTATCTCAGCTTAGTGGATACAACCGTGCCGAGACACACGGCCTTGAAGGAGGCCGCTCTGAAGCAAGTCGTATTCTAG ATGATGACAGTCTgagtgaggaggaagagcaggGACCCTTAGTACTTGATCAAACATGGAGAGGAGACCCTGACAGTGAAGCTGACAGCATTGACAGTGATCATGAGGATCCTCTGAA ACATGCAGGAGTTTACACAGCAGAAGAAGTGGCGCTCATAACTCGAGAAAAACTCATCAGGCTCCAATCCCTGTATATTGACCAGTTTAAACGCCTGCAACACctgctgaaggaaaaaaagcgCAGATACTTGCATAGCCGCAAAGTGGAGAACGAAACTCTAG GGAGCAGTCTACTGACAGGGCCTGAGGGACTGTCcatgaaagagagggagaacCTGAAGAAGCTCAAAGCTCTGCGTCGATACCGTCGTCGTTATGGTGTGGAAGCCCTGCTGCACCGGCAACTAAGAGAGAGGAGGCAGGCTATGACAGAAGGAGCTCTGCAG CCCCATTCAAGAACAGTGTATGAGAAATGCATCTACTTTGTGGAGGGAACCCGATGTACCAATCCCTGCCTACCTATGACTCGACACTGTGTCTCAC ACATCTACCAGGACAGCAATCAggtgcttttcaaaatgtgtccAGGCCTGAAAGACATCCCGTGTGACCGCACTGTACACATGGGTCAATCTGATGATCCTCGCTGCCCACTTCACCTCACACTGCCTCCACCCATGTACCAACCGGAGCAGGAACCTCCACCACAAGAGCAGTTCACTCCTGCAAGCAAAGAAATGTATCTGAGTGCAGCAGAGCTTCAGCCCACAGAGAGCCTTCCCCTAGAGTTCAGTGAT CTTTGCCTCAGCTCAAATGGAACCTTAATGAAGGTGATACAAGAAGGTAGCATGTCCAATCTGCAACATTTGCACAGTGGAAAAGCAAATAAGGCGAGTGAGCCTGTACCATGCAAG GACCTGGATGTGGAAGGGGATGGTATGCAGGGTCCTCCATCTCCTTTACAATTTGACACGGCCTTGGCCCTTGAGGACCAGACTATCAGAGCCATTGCCGAGGCCCCAATGGAGATTCTGACTGGAGAAGACCCAGACCAAATTGACCTGGACACCTCAGAACAGGAGTTTTCAGAACGAGATGTAGACGCCATCATGGATGACCAG GTGGTGTCAGAAGTTGTAGGAGGTGAAGAAGATGCCACTGGTAGTTCATTCCAAGACTCCGCTACAGTCGAGGCTCCCAGATGA
- the kansl2 gene encoding KAT8 regulatory NSL complex subunit 2 isoform X3 has translation MALRAQMRKASSGPSPETLLSQLSGYNRAETHGLEGGRSEASRILDDDSLSEEEEQGPLVLDQTWRGDPDSEADSIDSDHEDPLKHAGVYTAEEVALITREKLIRLQSLYIDQFKRLQHLLKEKKRRYLHSRKVENETLGSSLLTGPEGLSMKERENLKKLKALRRYRRRYGVEALLHRQLRERRQAMTEGALQPHSRTVYEKCIYFVEGTRCTNPCLPMTRHCVSHIYQDSNQVLFKMCPGLKDIPCDRTVHMGQSDDPRCPLHLTLPPPMYQPEQEPPPQEQFTPASKEMYLSAAELQPTESLPLEFSDLCLSSNGTLMKVIQEGSMSNLQHLHSGKANKASEPVPCKDLDVEGDGMQGPPSPLQFDTALALEDQTIRAIAEAPMEILTGEDPDQIDLDTSEQEFSERDVDAIMDDQVVSEVVGGEEDATGSSFQDSATVEAPR, from the exons ATGGCTCTCCGAGCTCAGATGAGAAAGGCTTCTTCTGGCCCATCCCCGGAAACACTGTTATCTCAGCTTAGTGGATACAACCGTGCCGAGACACACGGCCTTGAAGGAGGCCGCTCTGAAGCAAGTCGTATTCTAG ATGATGACAGTCTgagtgaggaggaagagcaggGACCCTTAGTACTTGATCAAACATGGAGAGGAGACCCTGACAGTGAAGCTGACAGCATTGACAGTGATCATGAGGATCCTCTGAA ACATGCAGGAGTTTACACAGCAGAAGAAGTGGCGCTCATAACTCGAGAAAAACTCATCAGGCTCCAATCCCTGTATATTGACCAGTTTAAACGCCTGCAACACctgctgaaggaaaaaaagcgCAGATACTTGCATAGCCGCAAAGTGGAGAACGAAACTCTAG GGAGCAGTCTACTGACAGGGCCTGAGGGACTGTCcatgaaagagagggagaacCTGAAGAAGCTCAAAGCTCTGCGTCGATACCGTCGTCGTTATGGTGTGGAAGCCCTGCTGCACCGGCAACTAAGAGAGAGGAGGCAGGCTATGACAGAAGGAGCTCTGCAG CCCCATTCAAGAACAGTGTATGAGAAATGCATCTACTTTGTGGAGGGAACCCGATGTACCAATCCCTGCCTACCTATGACTCGACACTGTGTCTCAC ACATCTACCAGGACAGCAATCAggtgcttttcaaaatgtgtccAGGCCTGAAAGACATCCCGTGTGACCGCACTGTACACATGGGTCAATCTGATGATCCTCGCTGCCCACTTCACCTCACACTGCCTCCACCCATGTACCAACCGGAGCAGGAACCTCCACCACAAGAGCAGTTCACTCCTGCAAGCAAAGAAATGTATCTGAGTGCAGCAGAGCTTCAGCCCACAGAGAGCCTTCCCCTAGAGTTCAGTGAT CTTTGCCTCAGCTCAAATGGAACCTTAATGAAGGTGATACAAGAAGGTAGCATGTCCAATCTGCAACATTTGCACAGTGGAAAAGCAAATAAGGCGAGTGAGCCTGTACCATGCAAG GACCTGGATGTGGAAGGGGATGGTATGCAGGGTCCTCCATCTCCTTTACAATTTGACACGGCCTTGGCCCTTGAGGACCAGACTATCAGAGCCATTGCCGAGGCCCCAATGGAGATTCTGACTGGAGAAGACCCAGACCAAATTGACCTGGACACCTCAGAACAGGAGTTTTCAGAACGAGATGTAGACGCCATCATGGATGACCAG GTGGTGTCAGAAGTTGTAGGAGGTGAAGAAGATGCCACTGGTAGTTCATTCCAAGACTCCGCTACAGTCGAGGCTCCCAGATGA